From a single Thermodesulfobacteriota bacterium genomic region:
- a CDS encoding ATP-binding protein, with product MNRLDLEPQPADQPARILLAGDDSHLLAIMAEVIGRLGYGADTARDGTEAMDCLQRGHYPLVVSDIGLPGMDGRALLQHIHVHCRATRVILTPRPDEATSASELLRAGAADVLRKPFRLTDLEAKIRRVLGALPPAGGAGVVRRIPPAACPGENGPDPGLFEAITHPVYVIDIETYTVLYANSSAGFGPLVGHPLCYRLTHGSDQPCSGPDGPCPLAIVKRTGQPATVEHRHRDSRGNEYLVEVHAYPIRDERGVPRRVLEYCLDVTGRKQATDSPAQATSGPEGASLWRQILATASHEIRTPMAAILGVSQLALETRLTPEQHRYLCVVQNSAQAMMKIIDNLLDLSKAEAGAVTLERQPFDLAATVAGCVETLAAMAHRKGIDLRCQLADDLPTSVVGDSGRLRQVLLNLVGNAVKFTHQGHVAVHVECLSQERGKAVLHFQVADTGIGIPAEAQHLIFTSYRQADPGISRSYGGTGLGLAICRQLVTLFGGEIWVESEPGAGSTFHVTAAFDLLSGQD from the coding sequence ATGAACAGGCTTGATCTTGAGCCCCAGCCCGCCGACCAGCCGGCGCGGATTCTGCTCGCAGGAGATGACAGCCATCTTTTGGCCATCATGGCCGAGGTGATCGGCCGGCTGGGCTATGGCGCCGACACCGCCCGGGACGGGACAGAGGCCATGGACTGCCTGCAGCGAGGCCATTACCCCCTGGTGGTCAGCGACATCGGCCTGCCGGGTATGGACGGCCGGGCCCTGCTGCAGCATATCCACGTCCATTGCCGGGCCACCAGGGTCATCCTGACCCCGCGTCCGGACGAGGCCACGAGTGCCTCGGAGCTCTTGCGGGCCGGAGCTGCCGACGTTTTGCGCAAGCCGTTTCGGCTGACGGACCTGGAGGCCAAGATCCGGCGGGTGCTGGGAGCCTTGCCGCCGGCCGGTGGCGCCGGAGTGGTCCGCCGGATACCGCCGGCGGCGTGTCCAGGGGAGAATGGCCCGGACCCCGGCCTGTTCGAGGCGATCACCCACCCGGTCTACGTGATCGATATCGAGACCTATACCGTGCTGTACGCCAACAGCAGTGCCGGCTTTGGCCCTCTGGTCGGTCATCCCCTCTGCTACCGCCTCACCCACGGCAGCGACCAGCCCTGTTCCGGCCCGGACGGCCCCTGCCCGCTGGCGATCGTGAAGAGGACCGGCCAGCCGGCCACGGTGGAGCACCGGCACCGGGACAGCCGCGGCAACGAATACCTGGTCGAGGTGCACGCGTACCCGATCCGGGACGAGAGGGGGGTCCCCAGGCGGGTGCTGGAGTATTGCCTGGACGTCACCGGGCGCAAGCAGGCCACGGACAGCCCGGCCCAGGCCACGAGCGGCCCCGAGGGCGCCAGTCTGTGGCGGCAGATCCTGGCCACAGCCAGCCACGAGATCCGCACCCCCATGGCCGCCATCCTCGGCGTCAGCCAGCTCGCCCTGGAGACCAGGCTTACCCCGGAGCAGCACCGCTACCTGTGCGTGGTCCAGAATTCCGCCCAGGCGATGATGAAGATCATCGACAACCTCCTGGACCTCTCCAAGGCCGAGGCGGGAGCGGTGACCCTGGAGCGGCAGCCCTTCGACCTGGCAGCTACCGTGGCCGGCTGTGTCGAGACCCTCGCCGCCATGGCGCACAGGAAGGGCATTGATCTGCGCTGCCAGCTGGCGGACGACCTCCCCACCTCGGTGGTGGGAGACAGCGGCCGTCTGCGCCAGGTCCTGCTCAATCTGGTCGGCAACGCCGTGAAGTTCACGCACCAGGGCCATGTGGCCGTACACGTGGAGTGCCTGAGCCAGGAGCGCGGCAAGGCGGTGCTCCACTTCCAGGTGGCGGACACCGGCATCGGCATCCCGGCCGAGGCCCAGCATCTGATCTTCACCAGCTACCGGCAGGCGGATCCAGGCATCAGCCGGAGCTACGGCGGCACCGGGCTGGGGCTTGCCATCTGCCGCCAGCTGGTGACGCTCTTCGGCGGCGAGATCTGGGTGGAGAGTGAGCCGGGGGCCGGCAGCACCTTCCATGTCACCGCAGCCTTCGATCTCCTGTCAGGGCAGGACTAG